Proteins encoded by one window of Pseudorca crassidens isolate mPseCra1 chromosome 3, mPseCra1.hap1, whole genome shotgun sequence:
- the NKX2-5 gene encoding homeobox protein Nkx-2.5, with amino-acid sequence MFPSPALTPTPFSVKDILNLEQQQRSLAAGELSARLEATLAPASCMLAAFKPEAYAGPEAAAPGLPELRAELGPAPSPAKCLPAFSAAPAFYPRAYGDPDPAKDPRADKKELCALQKAVELEKPEADSAERPRARRRRKPRVLFSQAQVYELERRFKQQRYLSAPERDQLASVLKLTSTQVKIWFQNRRYKCKRQRQDQTLELVGLPPPPPPPARRIAVPVLVRDGKPCLGDSAPYAPAYGVGLNAYGYNAYPAYPGYGGAACSPGYSCTAAYPAGPPPAQSATAAANNNFVNFGVGDLNAVQSPGIPQGNSGVSTLHGIRAW; translated from the exons ATGTTCCCCAGCCCCGCGCTCACGCCCACGCCGTTCTCGGTCAAAGACATCCTGAATCTGGAGCAGCAGCAGCGCAGCCTGGCCGCCGGGGAGCTCTCCGCGCGCCTGGAGGCCACCCTGGCGCCCGCCTCCTGCATGCTGGCCGCCTTCAAGCCCGAGGCCTACGCGGGGCCGGAGGCCGCAGCGCCCGGCCTCCCCGAGCTGCGCGCAGAGCTGGGCCCCGCGCCCTCGCCCGCCAAGTGCTTGCCTGCCTTCTCAGCCGCCCCCGCCTTCTATCCGCGTGCCTATGGCGACCCCGACCCTGCCAAGGACCCTCGAGCcgataagaaag AGCTGTGCGCGCTGCAGAAGGCGGTGGAGCTGGAGAAGCCTGAGGCGGACAGCGCCGAGCGACCCCGGGCGCGACGGCGGAGGAAGCCGCGCGTGCTCTTCTCGCAGGCGCAGGTCTACGAGCTGGAGCGGCGCTTCAAGCAGCAGAGGTACCTGTCGGCCCCGGAGCGCGACCAGCTGGCCAGCGTGCTGAAGCTGACGTCTACGCAGGTCAAGATCTGGTTCCAGAACCGGCGCTACAAGTGCAAGCGGCAACGGCAGGACCAGACTCTGGAGCTGGTGGGGCTGcccccgccaccgccgccgccagcgCGCAGGATCGCGGTGCCAGTGTTGGTGCGCGATGGCAAGCCTTGCCTCGGGGACTCGGCGCCCTACGCGCCAGCCTATGGCGTGGGCCTCAACGCCTACGGCTATAACGCCTACCCCGCCTACCCGGGTTACGGTGGCGCGGCCTGCAGCCCTGGCTACAGCTGCACCGCTGCTTACCCCGCCGGGCCGCCACCGGCGCAGTCGGCTACGGCGGCCGCCAACAACAACTTCGTGAACTTCGGCGTCGGGGACTTGAACGCCGTGCAGAGCCCCGGGATTCCGCAGGGCAACTCAGGAGTGTCCACGCTGCACGGTATCCGAGCCTGGTAG